Below is a genomic region from Methanobacterium sp..
ATATCCAACTCATATTCACCATGGTTGACGACATCGTGGTCAATAAAATAATCTTTGAAAACGGCTTTACCCCCTTCGGCGTGGAATATCTGGGCGTGGTCCAAAAGGAAATCGATTCCATGATTGCAGGTGTAGATTTTTACAGGCAGTTTTCTGACGACCTTCTTTTTGATGACCTGCTGATGATAACACGTTACATCATAGCATGGGGATTTTTAGAATATTATGATTTAAAACTTATAGAACATGATATACTTAAAAAATTTTTAGATGTCTTTAAAGAGACCTATCCTTTACAATACGAAGTTACAAATCAGATAAAAAAAATTATTAAAGAAAATGACATATTTACAAGTTCAGGGCATTGTAAGGCCATGGGGCTTATTTTAAAAGAGTTAAAATTTGATAGTTTGGTAAAAATAACAAATATGCCCTGATAAAAAAAAAGGGATAGTTAAGGGTTAAAATTAACATCCATCAAAATAGCAACCAATCATTAAATATTATAATCAGTAAAACCCTTAATTAAATTCAGGCATTTTTCCATTCTTCTCTCTATATTCTTTAAGCAGAATGTTCTTTCTCTGTTTTGAACTTTTTTTACTGTCGTTTTCACGGTATCTAAAGTAAACAATGCTTTCTGCTGTGTCTTCGTCTGAAAAATGCATAGAAATATTATGTTTCAGTTTTCCCTCGCCGATATAAACAATTTCCTTTTTATCATTGGCAAACTGGAATACTCCATAGGAATTTGGTAACTGTTTTACATTTTCTTCATTGAAATCCATCCATCGTTTTGCTGCTGGCATTTTTGACCTCCTTTTATGCTCTAGTATTCACATTTATTTTATTAATATATATTTTATTGATATATAAGCAATTAGGTTTTTGATTCACTAAATTGTGCCTCAATTATAGTATCTTTAATTGCAAACCAGTAGATTGAGAGTTCTTTTTCTATCTCTTTATAATTATTAAATTTTTCCATTATTATATCCCAGAACCGTTTGCTGTGATTTAACTCAACAAGATGGGCAACTTCATGAAAAACAACATATTCAATTAAAGATTCAGGTAAATATTTTAAGTATCTGTTGATATTGATATTATTTCTGGAACTGCAGCTTCCCCATCTTGATTTCATCTTCCGGAAATAGATTTTATTTACAGTTACACCCAGTTCAAGCGAGAACTTTTCAACAAGGCTGCGGACCAGTGCCCTGAATTCTTCCTCACCAAGCCCATAATTAAGTTCTCTCTGCTTTGCTTCATGTTTTGATGCATTAATAGCTTTAAATTTCTTATAAATCCATTTTTTGTGTTTTTCTATGATCTTTTCATAATTATCATGCCCATTAGGGGCTATAATCACTAATTTTTCATTTTTTAGCTCCAAACGCCAGTACTTCACATTGCGGTGAATTATATCATATTCCACATTTAGATCATAGATTTTTACAGTCTGCATGATTTTCCTCAGGATACATTCAGCTTTTAGATAGATACGTTCTATCAATCTAATCTAATAAATAGTAACATAAATCACAAATTCACTTTTATTTTACTAATTTATAGGATATAATCTTTCATATCAAAAAGGATCAGAGGATATCAATTATTGGGATTGAATTCAGCAAATACTTTAAAAAGATCAAAAATTTCAGTAATTTTATTTTATTAACTTTAAATGTAAAAGCAGCATACCTATAAAAAAGCTTAATTTAGATAATGTCCTAAATTAGATTTAACTAATTTCTAATTATACTATTAAACGCTCATGTCTAAGGTTGTGCGAATAATGTAATTATATCTTTCAAAAACGACAGGTTTTGAATGTTTACGAAACTTTCAGTTTCGTAACCGGAAAAATTGGAAATTTTTCCATGCGCAAAAATATAATTTTTGCAAGCTCTCAAAATTCTATGAATTTTGGAGCGACAAACACAATGTGTTTGTCAGCCGATAAAAAATCGGAGATTTTTCGGGCATACAAAAACCGAAGGTTTTTGTGGTTGTGAAACTCTGTTTCACAAACATTCGAAAATCTATGATTTTCGATGCACCAAACATAAAATGTTTGAGTGCTGCAAAACATAGTTTTGCAAGTTTCATGTGAATATTCGGAAGTACATGTTTTTAAGATAATTCATATATATTAATCAAAATGGAAAAATTGAAAATTTTTCCGGTTACAATTTAACATAAAATATAATTTATGCACATGAT
It encodes:
- a CDS encoding M48 family metallopeptidase; the encoded protein is MQTVKIYDLNVEYDIIHRNVKYWRLELKNEKLVIIAPNGHDNYEKIIEKHKKWIYKKFKAINASKHEAKQRELNYGLGEEEFRALVRSLVEKFSLELGVTVNKIYFRKMKSRWGSCSSRNNININRYLKYLPESLIEYVVFHEVAHLVELNHSKRFWDIIMEKFNNYKEIEKELSIYWFAIKDTIIEAQFSESKT